ATAAACATTATATTTTTTATTGGGACGCAATTAATAAAAAATGAAGTTGCCTATCATTATTTGTCACTTTACTTTTTTGAAAATCCGCAATTTTATGCTTGGCAGCCTTTGACACATATGTTCATGCATAGAGGCTTTATGCATATCTTTTTTAATATGTTTGCACTTTATTCTTTTGGGAGTGCATTAGAGCATTTTTGGGGTGGAAAAAAATTCTTGTTTTTCTATATTTCCTGTGGTCTTGGAGCTGCATTACTTCATACAGGAGTTAATTATTATTTTTTTCATACTGGTTTGACTGAACTTATCAATGCCGGTTTTTCACGGGATAGTATTCTTGAATTATTAAATAAAGACATGATAAATCAGCAATGGGGACAGGTTCTTGGTCAATCAGGGTTGGAAAATTTTGCCAGATCTTATGTAACTCCGGCCGTAGGAGCGTCCGGTGCTATTTATGGGCTTTTAGTTGCATTTGCTTTTATGTTTCCCAATGCTGAATTGATGATGCTTTTTCTTCCAATACCAATAAAAGCAAAATATTTTGTTCCGGTAATTCTTCTCATGGATTTATTTTCAGGCGTTACGGGCATCTCTATTTTTGGAGGTGGAAATATAGCTCACTTTGCTCATATTGGCGGGGCGGTAGTAGGATTTTTCATGATGTGGTACTGGAAAAAGAACCAGTTTCATAACAATCGTTGGAATTAATCTTTGGGTTTTATGGGAATCATTGATGATCTAAAGATGCAATACAAAACCGGAGGAATTACGTTACAGTTGATCTTCTGGAATATTGGTATTGCCATACCTTTGTTTTTGCTGCACGCCTTTTCTAATGACGGATTCCTGTCTTTGATGTCGTGGATACAGCTTACTTCTGATCCTTCAGAGTTTATTGTAAAGCCCTGGACACTGCTTACGTATAGTTTTCTGCATGTGGATGTACTGCATCTGCTGTTCAATATGATTATGCTTAATTTTTCAGGAAGACTTTTCCTTACTTTTTTTACGCAAAAGCAGTTTTTGGGACTGTATTTGTTGGGTGCTGCTTTTGCCGGATTGGTTTTTCTGGGTACATTTTTCCTTTTTGGCTATAAAGCTCCTATTATTGGAGCTTCAGGAGCAATTATGGCGGTGCTTATAGGTTCAGCGACTTATGCGCCATTATATCAGATAAGGCTCTTGCTGATAG
This portion of the Flavobacterium lindanitolerans genome encodes:
- a CDS encoding rhomboid family intramembrane serine protease, which codes for MGIIDDLKMQYKTGGITLQLIFWNIGIAIPLFLLHAFSNDGFLSLMSWIQLTSDPSEFIVKPWTLLTYSFLHVDVLHLLFNMIMLNFSGRLFLTFFTQKQFLGLYLLGAAFAGLVFLGTFFLFGYKAPIIGASGAIMAVLIGSATYAPLYQIRLLLIGTVKLWHIAIVFLILDLIQIPTNNMGGHIAHLGGAVFGFIYIKLLQNGTDLSLIVTRILNFFANLFKPKKGTPFKKVHRNVSQPKPKTAPASRIVVKDKTQQQIDEILDKISQSGYDSLTKEEKEFLFKAGK
- a CDS encoding rhomboid family intramembrane serine protease; the protein is MMNITPTVKQLLIINIIFFIGTQLIKNEVAYHYLSLYFFENPQFYAWQPLTHMFMHRGFMHIFFNMFALYSFGSALEHFWGGKKFLFFYISCGLGAALLHTGVNYYFFHTGLTELINAGFSRDSILELLNKDMINQQWGQVLGQSGLENFARSYVTPAVGASGAIYGLLVAFAFMFPNAELMMLFLPIPIKAKYFVPVILLMDLFSGVTGISIFGGGNIAHFAHIGGAVVGFFMMWYWKKNQFHNNRWN